The following coding sequences lie in one Lemur catta isolate mLemCat1 chromosome 11, mLemCat1.pri, whole genome shotgun sequence genomic window:
- the TAS2R60 gene encoding taste receptor type 2 member 60, with translation MGEMNDDHMVQGPPVTDKRAVVLAIIALLLCLVAVLGNGFITTVLGREWLLRRTLLPCDKLLVSLAASRFCLQWVVLCKNIYILLHPAVFPYSPVLLFLAFQWDFLNAVTLWLSTWLSVFYCVKIATFTHPVFLWLKRKLSGWVPWMLLSSVGFSTLSTILFFIGNQRIYQNYLRSSLPPWNVTGNSIRRSYEKFYLFPLKMVTWTVPTAFFLICMALLITSLGRHMKNSLLTISGFREPSAQAHIKALLALISFAILFISYFLSLVLSATCVLPSQALRFWVWQAVIYLCAAVHPVVLIFSNARLRGVPVKYCSSRCGAFCIATDEKSQGDSKAEGMDTKGHSFSHCHI, from the coding sequence ATGGGAGAGATGAATGATGATCACATGGTCCAAGGACCTCCGGTGACTGATAAGAGAGCCGTGGTCTTGGCCATCATTGCATTACTTTTGTGCCTGGTGGCAGTGCTGGGCAATGGCTTCATCACTACTGTGCTGGGCAGAGAGTGGTTGCTACGGAGAACACTGTTGCCTTGTGATAAGTTATTGGTCAGCCTGGCGGCTTCTCGCTTCTGTCTGCAGTGGGTGGTGCTGTGTAAGAACATTTACATTTTGCTGCATCCAGCGGTCTTCCCATACAGCCCTGTACTGCTGTTTCTAGCCTTCCAGTGGGACTTCCTGAACGCTGTCACCTTATGGCTCTCCACCTGGCTCAGTGTCTTCTACTGCGTGAAAATCGCAACCTTCACCCACCCCGTCTTCCTCTGGCTAAAGCGCAAGTTGTCCGGGTGGGTACCATGGATGCTGCTCAGTTCTGTGGGGTTTTCCACCTTGAGCACCATCCTATTTTTCATAGGCAACCAGAGAATATATCAGAACTATTTAAGGAGCAGTCTGCCACCGTGGAATGTCACTGGGAATAGCATAAGGAGGTCATATGAGAAATTCTACCTTTTTCCCCTGAAAATGGTTACTTGGACAGTCCCTACTGCTTTCTTTCTCATCTGTATGGCTTTGCTCATCACATCTCTGGGAAGACACATGAAGAATTCCCTCTTGACCATCTCAGGATTTCGAGAGCCCAGTGCCCAGGCACACATCAAGGCTCTGCTAGCTCTCATCTCTTTTGCCATCCTCTTCATCTCCTATTTTCTGTCCCTGGTGCTCAGTGCCACATGTGTTCTTCCATCTCAGGCTCTTAGGTTCTGGGTGTGGCAGGCAGTGATTTACCTGTGCGCAGCAGTCCACCCCGTTGTTTTGATCTTCAGCAACGCCAGGCTGAGAGGTGTGCCGGTGAAGTACTGTTCCTCAAGGTGTGGGGCGTTTTGCATCGCAACTGATGAGAAATCCCAGGGAGACTCCAAGGCAGAAGGCATGGACACAAAGGGACATAGCTTCTCTCATTGCCacatttaa